In Gimesia panareensis, the genomic window ACAGTCGGGCGGCGATGGTGATGCCGACGCCGGACGGTCTGGTGATCGCCGCCTATACCGACGAACTGGACTGTGTGGCCCTGCTGGCCTTTCCCGACCGCGTGGCACGTGCGTACAACCTGAATCCCGGCGATCGCCTGCTGACGGTGAATACGTATTACCGCGGCTCGAACGTGGCTCCCGATCTGGAGCACGGCGAACACAGCTATCATCGCTATCCCAACTTTTATCCGTTGATCGCTGAATTTCTCTCGGATGACAGTCTGTCAATTGAGCATCGCAAGGCGCATATCAGTGAAGAGGAGTGGGTCGCAACCTACCTCAAAGGGGAAGAAAAACTAAATCGAAAGGGGTTGTTCATCCGCAACGGGAATCCCTATCTGAGCCAGATCCCCGCCAGTGGTGATCCATTTAAATTCGGCCGGTAAATCCCGCGTTGCTCAGGGGTAACCCTCATTTTTGACAAATGTCGTTTTTCTTATTGACAAAAAGACATTTGTCGTTATTAATGGAGACATGAATCAGTCCAAAGAAAAAATCCCGGATGCGGAACGCGATGTCCTGGTCTGCTTGAATCAACTGGGTGAGGCCACGGTGAAAGAACTCTGCCAGGCACTGGAACCGGTGCGGAAGATGGAACCTTCGTCGGTGATGACGCTGCTCAAGCGGCTAGAGGGCCGCAAGCTGGTGACGAAACGCAAAGCCGACAAAGGGAAAGCCTTCCTGTTTCGGGTGACCCGTGAGTCGGTGCGGGCTTATCGGCATCTGTTGAACGACCTGTTTCAGGGGGTGTTCGGCGGCGACACGCTGGCGTTTATGTCTTCGTTCTTCGAAACGCGGAAGCCGACTGAAGAGGAAATCACCCAGTTGCAACAACTGCTGGACGAGCTGCGGACACAGAAGCAAAAAAAGGGAGACCAATGATGAGCGACTTCTTCCATCAGGCCGCTGAGTCCTGGAGCACGTTCATGCTGGCCGCGGGCTGGCAGGCCGCGCTGGTCGCCGGAGTGGTCTTTGTGTTGCTGTTCCTGCTGCGGCGCTGGATCAGCGCACCGCTGCGGTATGCGCTGCTGCTGATCGTGCTGGTGAAGTTTGCCACTCCCCCCTTCCTGGCTCTGCCCACCGGGTTCTTTTCACAATCCTCAGACATGCATCAGCGAGTCGTCAGAGCCACTCCCGGTTACTTCGTAGAGACTACAACCAACTCGGAAACAGATTCCCTTTCCAACGACAGCAATCTGGAACCTACAGCACGGGAAGCGTCTCACTCCGATCAGACAGACTCTGAAACAGCAACGCCCCCTGCTCCTGTTGTCAGGAGCACAATGCCTTCTGCTCGATTCCGCTGGTCACCATTCTGGATGAGTCTGTATTTAGTCGGTTGTGCCGTTACGCTGATTATGCTCGTGCGACGCTATCGAAGTGTCCGACGGATTGTGCAGGCGAGTGAGATCCAGCAGAGCGGTGTCCTGTTCTCTGAAGTGGTCCGGGTGGCTGGACTGCTGGGACTGAAACAGACTCCGGTCCTGCGTCTTTCGGAGGAAACGGACGGTCCGTTTGCCATCGGGGCCTTCCGTCCGGTGATTGTGCTCCCCCGTTCGCTGACAGAAGAATTAGCCCCCGATCAACTTACGATTGTGATCGCCCACGAACTGGCCCATATCCGCCGGCGTGATCTGCTGATTGGCTGGTTTGAAACGCTGGTGAGCATTGCCTGGTGGTTTCACCCGGCCCTGTGGTGGCTGCGTCGCTCACTCAGACAGACGCGCGAAGACTGTTGTGACGATCTGCTGCTGGCAAAGCAACTGGCCCAGCCGGAACGGTATTGTGAAACACTGATCGAAGCTGCTGACAGGCAACGGACCCGGCTGGCAGAACCGCTGGTACTCGGGTTCGTCCATCGCGAACATCCGGCCGCGCGACGTATCCGGCGGTTGATGGATGCGTCTCTGTTTCGAGCAGAGCATTTGCGTTACCCGGCTCTGTTTCTTGTGATCCTGATGGCGTGCATTATGCTGCCTGGGATGCAACCGGATCGACAACCGGTGACCCCGACCACGCTGGAGGGGATCGGCGGCTGGCGGAACCTGCCTTTCCAGCTCAACAAAAGCGAAGCCGCAGTCATTGAAGAATGCAAGCAGCTGGCGCAGACCTACTTCTTTACACATGATGGCCGCCCGGAATTTGCGGAAACAGAGACACGCGAGAAGCTGGAAGCCATTCTGGAACAGTATCCTGAATGCTTTTATGCCCAGTTTCTGCTGAGCACGTGGCATCGTCTGCAGGGACATCCTGAAGAGGCGGCACGCCTGATGAACCTGTCGCTGAAAAATGCCCCGGTGGTTCTGACACAAACCTATCATCTGGGGAACGGAACGCCGGCTGCCGGGATACAAATTCGCCAGATTGAAATCGAATGCAATCGCGTGCAGCACCACAGTCTGGATCCGAGCCTGGTATTGAATTTTGTGGGCCTGGAGACTGACGCAAAAGGAACTGTGAAACTGCCCGTGTTTGACACGGTCTTTCGG contains:
- a CDS encoding BlaI/MecI/CopY family transcriptional regulator, which translates into the protein MNQSKEKIPDAERDVLVCLNQLGEATVKELCQALEPVRKMEPSSVMTLLKRLEGRKLVTKRKADKGKAFLFRVTRESVRAYRHLLNDLFQGVFGGDTLAFMSSFFETRKPTEEEITQLQQLLDELRTQKQKKGDQ
- a CDS encoding M56 family metallopeptidase, whose amino-acid sequence is MMSDFFHQAAESWSTFMLAAGWQAALVAGVVFVLLFLLRRWISAPLRYALLLIVLVKFATPPFLALPTGFFSQSSDMHQRVVRATPGYFVETTTNSETDSLSNDSNLEPTAREASHSDQTDSETATPPAPVVRSTMPSARFRWSPFWMSLYLVGCAVTLIMLVRRYRSVRRIVQASEIQQSGVLFSEVVRVAGLLGLKQTPVLRLSEETDGPFAIGAFRPVIVLPRSLTEELAPDQLTIVIAHELAHIRRRDLLIGWFETLVSIAWWFHPALWWLRRSLRQTREDCCDDLLLAKQLAQPERYCETLIEAADRQRTRLAEPLVLGFVHREHPAARRIRRLMDASLFRAEHLRYPALFLVILMACIMLPGMQPDRQPVTPTTLEGIGGWRNLPFQLNKSEAAVIEECKQLAQTYFFTHDGRPEFAETETREKLEAILEQYPECFYAQFLLSTWHRLQGHPEEAARLMNLSLKNAPVVLTQTYHLGNGTPAAGIQIRQIEIECNRVQHHSLDPSLVLNFVGLETDAKGTVKLPVFDTVFRTRTQSFPEGYQAEFQNLGWFESRSHEGTLPAVLVWKTWSRPRDFTRTAAESKLLKNAEGTRTLQLDLGPNHYQIGSISRGQANGSFINEDGKGHPLKSTARPLPALSNATYMDHALIELTAPAESDFDLEQVDVLDSQTKLPLQTFQYGAGFTSSDQRLFHLFALWETLPETVDLVLSVYNYESNHFRLKLSPQVGATVQTEGATLEIKYLEAGHHTGWSSNTGFFGEAQDKSNTSEVIIDLVQGERLDGALWVVSKSGRRLKLDHLVWSSSKVGYPPTRIMLPLSEIDHFEILPKVAPQTIYFEQLRLPARTAPLEQQLPTITFPVQGQARKFTSEVFSPLLVHFESQRGHLYTGISSNQNGWGFQERPSTKQDPESQTTVSWWYLASVDLRQRTEFDAPPFPGASNKSSLGMHSNVGSAGFLSRKTPLELIESVRFEILPQPAN